The following are from one region of the Lacinutrix sp. Bg11-31 genome:
- a CDS encoding proline dehydrogenase family protein translates to MISKNIFDNTEVAFSLKSDSQLERAYFLFKMIANEPLVRIGTAATRFALNAKLPVEGLIRATVFDHFCGGVSEEDCLPAIDKMFTVGVCSVLDYSVEGKASENQFDDATARLAKIIEFSDKKEAMPIVVFKPTGLGRFALFQKKGEGKEFTTEENEEWNRIVGRFKTLCGLAKSKDVEVLIDGEESWMQDAADDLIEEMMELYNKDVPIVYNTIQTYRWDRFAYLKDSHKRAKEKGYKLGFKIVRGAYMEKERERAKENGYDSPICADKKTTDDNFNNCQRYILDNLEDISIFIGTHNEESTYMALELMETLSIAKEDNRVWFGQLYGMSDHISFNLAKSGYNVAKYLPFGPVKDVMPYLIRRAEENTSVAGQTSRELGLLKKERKRRKN, encoded by the coding sequence ATGATATCAAAAAATATCTTCGATAATACAGAAGTTGCTTTCTCTTTAAAAAGTGATTCGCAATTAGAACGCGCTTATTTTTTATTTAAAATGATTGCTAACGAACCATTGGTTCGTATTGGTACAGCAGCAACAAGATTTGCTTTAAACGCTAAGTTGCCAGTAGAAGGTTTAATTAGAGCCACTGTTTTCGATCATTTTTGTGGAGGTGTAAGTGAGGAAGATTGCTTACCAGCTATAGATAAAATGTTTACTGTAGGTGTATGTTCTGTTTTAGATTATTCGGTTGAAGGTAAAGCATCAGAAAATCAATTTGATGATGCAACTGCGCGTTTAGCAAAAATTATTGAGTTTTCAGATAAAAAAGAAGCGATGCCAATTGTTGTTTTTAAGCCAACTGGTTTAGGTCGTTTTGCTTTATTTCAGAAAAAAGGAGAAGGAAAAGAGTTTACTACCGAAGAAAATGAAGAGTGGAATAGAATTGTTGGACGTTTCAAGACGCTTTGTGGTTTAGCAAAATCTAAAGATGTTGAAGTGTTAATTGATGGCGAAGAAAGTTGGATGCAAGATGCTGCAGATGATTTAATCGAGGAAATGATGGAGCTTTATAATAAAGATGTGCCTATTGTTTACAATACAATACAAACCTATCGTTGGGATAGGTTCGCTTATTTAAAAGACTCTCATAAGCGAGCTAAAGAAAAAGGGTATAAACTTGGTTTTAAGATTGTTCGTGGTGCTTATATGGAAAAAGAGCGCGAAAGAGCTAAAGAAAATGGATACGATTCTCCAATTTGTGCAGACAAGAAAACTACAGATGATAATTTTAATAATTGCCAACGCTATATTTTAGATAATCTTGAAGATATTTCTATATTTATTGGTACTCATAATGAAGAAAGTACTTATATGGCTTTAGAGTTAATGGAAACCTTAAGTATTGCAAAAGAAGACAACCGTGTGTGGTTTGGCCAATTATATGGCATGAGTGATCATATTAGTTTCAATCTTGCTAAAAGCGGCTATAATGTAGCAAAATACTTGCCTTTTGGACCTGTAAAAGATGTGATGCCTTACTTAATTCGTCGAGCTGAAGAGAATACATCTGTTGCTGGACAAACAAGTAGAGAACTAGGTTTGCTAAAAAAAGAGCGTAAGCGTAGAAAAAATTAA
- a CDS encoding DUF4258 domain-containing protein, with protein MSLLKRFGYYFGGFAIGLVLLAFFLNGKKASCDYGPDARVLKNIRNKPLVYSEKATVFMSSKKIDTTKINYILFKGDINFSKSDTRKKPCGIYFVEGNIDGLDTGVLVENCEKTATIYSVEFLD; from the coding sequence ATGAGTTTACTTAAAAGATTTGGTTATTATTTTGGAGGTTTTGCTATAGGTCTAGTGCTTTTAGCCTTTTTTTTAAACGGAAAGAAAGCATCTTGTGATTATGGTCCAGATGCAAGAGTTTTAAAAAACATTAGAAACAAACCATTAGTTTATTCTGAAAAAGCTACAGTATTTATGTCTTCGAAAAAGATAGACACTACTAAAATTAACTATATCTTATTTAAAGGCGATATTAACTTCTCTAAAAGCGATACAAGAAAAAAACCATGTGGTATTTATTTTGTTGAAGGCAACATCGATGGTTTAGATACAGGTGTTTTAGTAGAAAATTGCGAAAAAACCGCAACTATATATTCTGTTGAATTTTTAGATTAA
- a CDS encoding alanine dehydrogenase, which translates to MAKPITPFSKAQLLPQEETLEISKQKSSLFIGIPKETAFQEKRVCLTPDAVSAIVNNGHRVLVESGAGKGSKFSDKDYSENGAEITSDVAKVYACPMLLKVEPPTLEELKLIKPKTILISALQIKTQSKKYFETLANKRITALAFEFIRDEDGAYPAVRALSEIAGTASVLIASELLSNTTNGNGLMFGNISGVPPIEVVILGAGTVGEFAARSAIGLGANVKIFDNSITKLRCVQTNLGRTLYTSTIQPKYLKKALKRCDVVIGAVRGKDRSPIIVTEDMVEQMKKGAVIIDVSIDMGGCFETSDVTTHKHPVFEKHGVIHYCVPNIPARYSRTASASISNIFTPYLLKIGEDGGLEHSLRMDHGLKNGLYFYHGILTNRAVGEWFDMSYNDINLLIF; encoded by the coding sequence ATGGCAAAACCCATTACTCCATTTTCTAAGGCGCAACTCTTACCACAAGAGGAAACTTTAGAAATTTCAAAGCAAAAAAGCTCACTATTTATTGGCATACCAAAGGAAACCGCTTTTCAAGAAAAGCGTGTTTGTCTAACACCAGATGCTGTTTCAGCTATTGTAAATAACGGCCATCGCGTGCTTGTAGAATCTGGCGCAGGAAAAGGTTCAAAATTTAGCGATAAAGATTACAGCGAAAATGGAGCAGAGATAACCAGTGATGTTGCAAAGGTATATGCTTGCCCAATGTTATTAAAAGTAGAACCTCCCACTCTGGAGGAATTGAAATTAATAAAACCAAAAACCATATTAATTTCTGCTTTACAGATAAAAACACAATCTAAAAAGTATTTCGAAACTTTAGCCAACAAACGTATTACTGCATTAGCTTTCGAGTTTATTCGAGATGAAGATGGTGCTTACCCAGCTGTTCGTGCATTAAGTGAGATTGCTGGAACCGCTTCAGTTTTAATTGCGTCAGAATTATTAAGCAATACAACCAATGGAAACGGATTAATGTTTGGAAACATTAGTGGTGTTCCGCCAATAGAAGTTGTTATTCTTGGTGCTGGGACCGTTGGAGAATTTGCTGCCAGAAGTGCTATTGGCTTAGGTGCAAATGTGAAGATTTTCGATAATTCTATAACCAAACTACGTTGCGTACAAACTAACTTAGGCAGAACACTTTACACGTCTACCATTCAACCTAAATATCTAAAAAAAGCATTAAAACGCTGTGATGTAGTTATTGGAGCCGTTCGAGGTAAAGATCGTTCACCTATAATTGTTACGGAAGATATGGTTGAGCAAATGAAAAAAGGAGCTGTTATTATCGATGTAAGTATAGATATGGGTGGCTGTTTTGAAACTAGCGACGTTACAACGCACAAGCACCCAGTATTCGAAAAACATGGTGTAATACATTATTGTGTTCCTAATATTCCTGCTCGTTATTCGCGAACAGCGTCTGCTTCTATAAGTAATATTTTTACACCTTATCTACTTAAAATTGGAGAGGATGGCGGCTTAGAACATTCACTAAGAATGGATCATGGGCTTAAAAACGGACTCTACTTCTATCATGGTATTTTAACCAATCGTGCTGTTGGCGAATGGTTTGACATGAGTTATAATGACATAAATCTCCTTATTTTTTAA
- the tsaE gene encoding tRNA (adenosine(37)-N6)-threonylcarbamoyltransferase complex ATPase subunit type 1 TsaE, producing MLEIEYTLKDIDNVAKQVLKHATTKYFLFKAEMGAGKTTLIKALVKILGCNDTVSSPTFSLVNEYQSKNETIYHFDLYRVEDESELYDFGIEEYLNSGAYLFIEWPELAKDLIETYNCITISVKNDTSRILKMT from the coding sequence ATGCTAGAAATAGAATACACCTTAAAAGATATAGACAATGTTGCTAAACAAGTTTTAAAACATGCAACCACAAAGTATTTTCTTTTTAAAGCCGAAATGGGAGCTGGCAAAACCACTCTAATAAAAGCCTTAGTTAAAATTTTAGGTTGTAATGACACTGTTAGTAGTCCAACTTTTTCTTTAGTAAACGAATACCAGTCTAAAAATGAAACTATATATCATTTCGATCTCTATCGTGTAGAAGATGAAAGTGAACTTTACGATTTTGGTATTGAAGAGTATTTAAATTCCGGTGCTTATCTGTTTATAGAATGGCCAGAACTAGCTAAAGATTTAATTGAAACGTATAATTGTATTACAATTAGCGTGAAAAATGACACGTCTAGGATACTAAAAATGACTTAA
- a CDS encoding bifunctional response regulator/alkaline phosphatase family protein produces the protein MDKIKILWVDDEIDLLKPHIIFLEQRNYIVTKCNSGTEALEILDDEKFDIVFLDENMPGLTGLETLNEIKEKQDTLPVVMITKSEEEYIMEDAIGNKIADYLIKPVNPNQILLSLKKNLDHSRLISEKTTSNYQQEFRKIAMDMAMVNTYEEWVALYQKLIYWEMQLEDIEDTGMFEILESQKNEANVLFGKFIDKNYPTWFEPNVDAPTLSYNLFKDKIVPELSKEQPTLLVVVDNLRYDQWKAFEPFVTNHYKKKSESAFFSILPTATQYARNAIFSGLMPSDMEKLHPEFWKNDIDEGGKNMHENDFLEAQMKRLGLSNYKHEYYKITNLKNGKKLADNFKGTKDNDLTVVVYNFVDMLSHSKTEMDVVKELASNDKAYRSLTQSWFKNSPLLEMIQQAQQMGFKLIITTDHGTINVKNPSKVVGDRDTSLNLRYKTGRSLSYENKDVLAAKDPKSIHLPSMSMNSSFIFAKSDLFFAYPNNYNHYVSYYRNTYQHGGVSLEEMIIPFVVLDPK, from the coding sequence ATGGATAAAATAAAAATACTTTGGGTTGACGATGAAATCGATTTACTAAAACCACATATTATCTTTTTAGAGCAAAGAAACTACATTGTTACCAAATGTAATAGCGGTACAGAAGCGCTTGAAATTTTAGATGACGAAAAGTTTGATATTGTATTTTTAGACGAAAACATGCCTGGTTTAACAGGTTTAGAGACGCTTAACGAAATAAAAGAGAAACAAGACACACTTCCTGTGGTTATGATTACCAAAAGTGAGGAGGAATATATAATGGAAGACGCGATTGGTAATAAAATTGCAGATTACCTTATAAAACCAGTAAACCCAAATCAGATTTTACTTAGTTTAAAGAAAAATTTGGATCATTCGCGATTAATTTCAGAAAAAACAACCTCTAATTACCAACAAGAGTTTAGAAAAATTGCTATGGATATGGCAATGGTAAACACTTATGAAGAATGGGTTGCACTTTACCAAAAACTTATTTACTGGGAAATGCAATTGGAAGATATTGAAGATACTGGCATGTTCGAGATCTTAGAGTCGCAAAAAAATGAAGCTAACGTGTTATTTGGAAAATTTATTGACAAAAATTACCCAACTTGGTTTGAGCCTAATGTAGATGCACCTACTCTATCTTATAATTTATTTAAAGATAAAATAGTTCCAGAATTAAGCAAAGAACAGCCTACACTTTTAGTAGTTGTAGATAATTTACGTTACGACCAATGGAAAGCTTTCGAACCTTTTGTAACTAATCATTACAAAAAGAAAAGCGAAAGTGCATTTTTTAGCATCTTACCTACAGCTACCCAATATGCTAGAAATGCAATTTTTTCTGGACTCATGCCTAGTGATATGGAAAAATTACATCCTGAATTTTGGAAAAATGATATAGATGAAGGTGGTAAAAACATGCATGAAAACGATTTTCTTGAAGCACAAATGAAACGTTTAGGCTTGTCTAATTATAAGCATGAGTATTACAAGATAACTAATTTAAAGAATGGCAAAAAATTAGCAGACAACTTTAAGGGCACTAAAGACAACGATTTAACTGTTGTAGTTTACAACTTTGTAGACATGCTCTCGCACTCTAAAACAGAAATGGATGTTGTTAAAGAATTAGCCTCTAACGATAAAGCGTATCGTTCTTTAACACAAAGTTGGTTTAAAAACTCTCCGCTTTTAGAAATGATTCAACAAGCACAACAAATGGGCTTTAAATTAATTATTACTACAGATCATGGTACTATTAATGTAAAAAACCCTTCTAAAGTAGTTGGAGATCGTGATACTAGTTTAAACTTACGTTATAAAACAGGACGCAGTTTAAGTTATGAAAATAAAGATGTATTGGCTGCTAAAGACCCAAAATCGATACACTTACCTTCTATGTCGATGAATAGCTCTTTTATATTTGCTAAAAGTGATTTGTTTTTTGCATACCCTAATAATTACAATCATTATGTGAGTTATTATAGAAATACATACCAACATGGAGGTGTTTCTTTAGAAGAAATGATTATTCCTTTTGTAGTATTAGATCCAAAGTAA
- a CDS encoding HD domain-containing protein — MQKSNKLKILNDPIYGFITIPNSLIFDLIEHRYFQRLRRITQMGMSYLVYPGAHHTRFQHAIGCMHLMQKAVQVLRFKGVKISEEEKNALYIAILLHDIGHGPFSHAMEHSIVNGVSHEHISMLFMEKLNAEFNNDLTLAIQIFKGEYPRQFMCELISSQIDMDRADYLKRDSFYTGVAEGNINSERLITMLNVKDDKLVVEDKGIYSIEKFLVARRLMYWQVYLHKTSLTAEQLLIRVLKRAKELSKKGEKLPASKPLQYFLNKEITLDNFNTESLETFSKLDDYDIVSAMKEWQYHDDFVLKNLCQMIINRDLLKVKIKKNEIKESLLIQHKNELIEKHSISEAEADYFVFTGKISNQAYTRKKQGINILHKNGKIEDIVKASDQLNLKALAKPVTKYYICYPKN, encoded by the coding sequence TTGCAGAAAAGTAACAAACTTAAAATATTAAACGACCCAATTTACGGTTTTATTACAATCCCTAATTCGTTAATTTTCGATTTAATCGAACATCGTTATTTCCAGAGGCTTCGTCGCATCACTCAAATGGGAATGAGTTATCTTGTTTATCCAGGAGCTCATCATACACGTTTTCAACACGCTATAGGTTGCATGCATTTAATGCAGAAAGCTGTGCAAGTGTTACGTTTTAAAGGTGTTAAGATTTCTGAAGAAGAAAAAAACGCGCTATATATAGCTATTTTATTACACGATATTGGTCATGGACCATTCTCTCACGCTATGGAACATAGCATTGTAAACGGTGTTTCTCACGAGCATATTTCTATGCTTTTTATGGAGAAATTGAATGCGGAATTTAACAACGATTTAACGTTGGCAATACAAATATTTAAAGGAGAATATCCACGTCAGTTTATGTGCGAGCTTATTTCTAGTCAAATAGATATGGATAGAGCAGATTATTTAAAGCGCGATAGTTTTTACACAGGAGTTGCTGAAGGTAACATTAATAGCGAGCGTTTAATTACGATGCTTAATGTTAAGGACGATAAATTAGTTGTTGAAGATAAAGGAATTTATAGCATAGAAAAGTTCTTGGTTGCTAGGCGTTTAATGTATTGGCAAGTGTATTTACATAAAACAAGCTTAACTGCAGAGCAGCTGTTAATTAGAGTACTAAAACGAGCTAAAGAGTTGTCAAAAAAAGGCGAGAAATTACCTGCTAGCAAACCACTTCAATATTTTTTAAATAAAGAAATAACCCTTGATAATTTTAATACCGAAAGCCTTGAAACGTTTTCTAAATTAGATGATTATGATATTGTTTCAGCAATGAAAGAGTGGCAATATCATGATGATTTTGTGTTGAAGAACCTCTGCCAGATGATAATTAACAGGGATTTACTGAAAGTTAAAATCAAGAAAAATGAGATTAAAGAATCGTTATTAATTCAGCATAAAAATGAATTAATTGAAAAGCATTCAATTTCTGAAGCAGAAGCGGACTATTTTGTATTCACAGGGAAAATATCGAATCAAGCCTATACACGTAAAAAACAAGGTATAAATATTTTACACAAAAACGGAAAGATAGAAGATATAGTAAAAGCAAGCGACCAATTAAATCTTAAAGCGCTCGCGAAACCTGTAACTAAATATTATATCTGTTATCCTAAAAACTAG
- the lpxD gene encoding UDP-3-O-(3-hydroxymyristoyl)glucosamine N-acyltransferase, whose translation MKFTAEQIAGILEGDIVGNPQVEVSKLSKIEEGVEGALTFLANPKYTPYIYSTKASIAIVNKDFEPEQEITTTLIKVDDAYKSFSKLLEYYNQVKLNKFGIEQPSFISDSATVGGDIYVGAFSYIGNNVIIGDNVKIFPGCYIGDNVTIGNDTVLFAGAKIYSECIIGKNCVINSGVIIGADGFGFAPNEAGEYDKVPQIGNVILEDFVDVGAATTIDRATLGSTIIRKGVKLDNQIQIAHNVEIGKNTVIAAQTGIAGSTKIGENCQIGGQVGFAGHLVIGNNVKIQAQSGVGKNIKDDEILQGSPAFGYGDWNKSYVYFKNLPKLVKTINELEKKGNGNN comes from the coding sequence ATGAAATTTACAGCAGAACAAATAGCTGGTATTTTAGAAGGTGACATTGTTGGTAATCCACAAGTAGAAGTTTCTAAATTATCAAAAATAGAAGAAGGTGTCGAAGGCGCATTAACATTTTTGGCTAATCCCAAATACACTCCTTATATATATAGTACAAAAGCATCAATTGCAATTGTAAATAAAGATTTCGAGCCAGAGCAAGAAATTACAACAACCTTAATTAAAGTTGACGATGCTTATAAATCGTTTTCAAAACTATTAGAATACTACAATCAAGTTAAACTTAATAAGTTTGGAATTGAGCAGCCATCTTTTATATCAGACTCTGCAACAGTAGGAGGTGATATTTACGTTGGAGCATTTTCTTACATCGGGAATAATGTAATTATTGGAGATAATGTTAAAATTTTTCCAGGATGTTATATTGGAGACAATGTAACTATTGGTAATGATACAGTACTGTTTGCTGGAGCAAAAATTTATTCGGAATGCATTATCGGTAAAAACTGTGTAATTAATTCAGGAGTAATAATTGGAGCAGACGGTTTTGGTTTTGCACCAAATGAAGCAGGAGAATATGATAAAGTACCACAAATAGGAAATGTAATCCTAGAAGATTTTGTAGATGTTGGAGCTGCTACCACAATAGATAGAGCAACATTAGGTTCTACAATTATTAGAAAAGGTGTTAAATTAGACAATCAAATTCAGATTGCGCATAATGTTGAAATTGGCAAAAACACAGTAATTGCTGCACAAACAGGTATTGCAGGCTCGACTAAAATTGGTGAAAATTGCCAAATTGGAGGTCAGGTAGGTTTTGCTGGACATTTAGTAATTGGAAATAATGTAAAAATACAAGCGCAGTCTGGAGTAGGAAAGAATATTAAGGATGACGAGATTTTGCAAGGCTCACCAGCTTTTGGTTATGGAGACTGGAATAAATCTTATGTTTACTTTAAAAACTTACCTAAACTAGTAAAAACTATAAACGAATTAGAAAAAAAAGGAAATGGCAATAATTAA
- a CDS encoding bifunctional UDP-3-O-[3-hydroxymyristoyl] N-acetylglucosamine deacetylase/3-hydroxyacyl-ACP dehydratase: protein MAIINSEIKQKTIGSEVSLTGVGLHTGKSVSLTFKPAPANSGFAFKRIDLEGSPIIEADANYVTNTQRGTCLEKNGVTIQTCEHVLAAFVGLDIDNAIIELDNSEPPIMDGSSKFFVEAIEKSGIVELEAFREEYVVKDVISYVDEESGSEILVMPAKEYQITTMVDFGTKVLGTQNATLNRLSDFKKDIADSRTFSFLHELESLLEHGLIKGGDLNNAIVYVDKELSPETMKKLQIAFNKDAIAVNANGILDNLTLHHPNEAARHKLLDVIGDLALIGTRIRGKVIANKPGHFVNTQFAKKMSKLIKNERRNNVPVVDLNQTPLMDVNQIMDMLPHRQPFLLIDKVFELTSSKVIGMKNVTMNEEFFKGHFPGSPVMPGVLIVEAMAQTGGILVLSTVPDPENYLTFFMKMDKVKFKQKVVPGDTLIFKCELITPIRRGICHMQGYAYANGKLCAEAELMAQISKIK, encoded by the coding sequence ATGGCAATAATTAATTCGGAAATTAAACAGAAAACAATTGGCAGTGAAGTCTCTTTAACTGGTGTAGGATTACATACAGGAAAAAGTGTGTCTTTAACTTTTAAACCTGCTCCAGCAAATTCTGGATTCGCTTTTAAACGAATAGATCTTGAAGGCAGTCCAATTATAGAGGCAGATGCTAACTATGTTACCAACACACAGCGAGGTACTTGTTTAGAAAAAAATGGTGTAACCATACAAACATGTGAGCATGTTTTAGCAGCATTTGTAGGTCTAGATATAGATAACGCAATTATAGAATTAGATAACTCTGAACCTCCAATTATGGATGGTTCTTCAAAATTCTTTGTAGAAGCCATCGAAAAATCTGGAATTGTAGAGTTAGAGGCTTTTAGGGAAGAATATGTTGTAAAAGATGTAATTTCTTATGTAGATGAAGAATCTGGTAGTGAAATATTAGTAATGCCAGCAAAAGAATACCAAATAACTACTATGGTAGATTTTGGGACTAAAGTTTTAGGAACTCAAAATGCTACGCTTAATCGTTTATCAGATTTCAAAAAAGATATTGCAGATTCTCGTACATTTAGTTTTTTACATGAATTAGAGTCGCTTTTAGAACATGGTTTAATTAAAGGAGGAGATTTAAACAATGCTATTGTTTATGTAGACAAAGAATTGTCGCCAGAAACAATGAAAAAACTGCAAATTGCTTTTAATAAGGATGCTATCGCTGTAAACGCTAATGGTATACTTGATAATTTAACTTTACACCACCCTAACGAAGCTGCAAGACATAAGTTGCTAGATGTAATTGGAGATTTAGCGTTAATTGGTACACGAATTCGTGGTAAGGTGATTGCTAATAAACCAGGGCACTTTGTGAATACGCAGTTTGCAAAGAAAATGTCTAAATTAATTAAAAACGAAAGACGTAATAATGTTCCTGTGGTAGATTTAAATCAAACACCACTAATGGACGTTAATCAAATAATGGATATGTTGCCACATAGGCAGCCTTTTTTACTAATTGATAAGGTTTTTGAGCTAACAAGTAGTAAGGTTATTGGTATGAAGAATGTGACCATGAACGAAGAGTTCTTTAAAGGTCATTTTCCAGGTTCACCAGTAATGCCAGGCGTTTTAATTGTAGAAGCGATGGCGCAAACAGGAGGTATTTTAGTTTTAAGTACTGTTCCGGATCCAGAAAATTACTTAACATTCTTCATGAAAATGGATAAAGTAAAGTTTAAACAAAAAGTAGTTCCTGGAGATACATTAATTTTTAAATGTGAACTAATAACACCTATTAGAAGAGGTATTTGCCACATGCAAGGCTACGCCTATGCAAATGGGAAACTATGTGCAGAAGCCGAATTAATGGCACAAATATCTAAAATTAAGTAA
- the lpxA gene encoding acyl-ACP--UDP-N-acetylglucosamine O-acyltransferase codes for MNQPLAYVHPGAKIAKNVVIEPFTTIYNNVTIGEGTWIGSNVTIMEGARIGKNCSIFPGSVISAVPQDLKYDDEDTLTIIGNNVTIRECVTINRGTTDRMKTIIGDDCLIMAYCHIAHDCIVGNNCIFSNNSTLAGHVTIGDYVILAGMTAVHQFCSVGNHAFVTGGSLVRKDVPPFVKAGREPLSYVGINSVGLRRRGYATEKIREIQDIYRILYQKNYNNTQAASILEAEMEATTERDEILQFIKNSHRGIMKGYFKSN; via the coding sequence ATGAACCAACCATTAGCATACGTACATCCAGGAGCAAAAATCGCAAAGAACGTGGTTATTGAGCCTTTTACAACTATATACAACAACGTTACCATTGGAGAAGGAACTTGGATTGGAAGTAATGTTACCATTATGGAAGGTGCTCGTATAGGTAAAAACTGTAGTATATTTCCTGGTTCTGTAATCTCTGCAGTACCACAAGATTTAAAGTATGATGATGAAGATACTTTAACTATTATTGGTAATAATGTAACTATAAGAGAATGTGTTACTATAAATAGAGGTACAACTGATAGAATGAAAACGATTATCGGAGATGACTGTTTAATAATGGCGTATTGCCATATTGCACATGATTGTATTGTTGGTAATAATTGTATTTTTTCTAACAACAGTACGCTCGCAGGACATGTTACTATTGGAGATTATGTTATATTGGCAGGAATGACTGCAGTACACCAGTTTTGTTCTGTAGGAAACCATGCATTTGTAACTGGTGGATCTTTAGTAAGAAAAGATGTGCCACCTTTTGTAAAAGCAGGTAGAGAACCTTTATCTTACGTTGGTATTAATTCTGTAGGATTAAGGCGTAGAGGTTATGCAACAGAGAAAATTAGAGAGATCCAAGATATTTATAGAATATTATATCAAAAAAATTATAACAATACCCAAGCTGCAAGTATTTTAGAAGCAGAAATGGAAGCAACGACAGAGCGTGACGAAATTCTTCAATTTATTAAGAATTCTCATCGTGGAATTATGAAAGGTTACTTCAAATCAAATTAA
- the efp gene encoding elongation factor P, with protein MATTSDIRNGLCIKYNNDIYKIIEFLHVKPGKGPAFVRTKMKSVTNGKVLDNTFSAGHKLEDVRVETHKFQYLYNDGEFYHFMNESDYTQIRLLESALDNPGLMKEGEVVTIQINTEDNMPLSVELPATVILEITATEPGVKGNTATNATKPATVETGAEVNVPLFINEGDKIKVETAKGTYKERVKE; from the coding sequence ATGGCTACTACTTCAGATATAAGAAACGGATTATGTATTAAATACAATAATGATATTTATAAAATTATTGAGTTCTTACACGTAAAGCCAGGAAAAGGTCCTGCTTTTGTTCGTACTAAAATGAAAAGTGTTACCAACGGAAAAGTATTAGATAATACATTTTCTGCAGGACATAAGTTAGAAGATGTTCGTGTAGAGACTCATAAATTTCAGTATTTATATAATGATGGCGAATTTTATCATTTTATGAATGAATCAGATTATACTCAAATAAGGCTTTTAGAATCTGCTTTAGATAATCCTGGATTAATGAAGGAAGGAGAGGTCGTGACTATTCAAATTAATACGGAAGACAATATGCCTTTGTCGGTAGAATTACCTGCAACAGTTATATTAGAGATTACAGCTACAGAGCCAGGAGTAAAAGGGAATACGGCAACTAATGCAACAAAGCCTGCAACTGTTGAAACTGGAGCAGAAGTAAACGTCCCTTTATTTATAAATGAAGGTGATAAAATTAAGGTTGAAACTGCAAAAGGAACGTATAAAGAACGTGTAAAAGAATAA